The genomic stretch AGCGGACTCGCACGATCACTCGAGGTCGAGCGCACGACCTGCCAGCGCGCCGTGTCCGCGGTCAACCAGCCCTACCCCGGGGTTGAACTCGTGGGCCAGCTTCCGGGGGTCGCCGGCCTGCGTGGCCTGGTGGAGGCCGCCCGCCTGCGCTGGGCACAAGCGAACGAAATCCAGGAGGCCGCCCGCCTGTTAAACGCTGCCGTCGATGATTACGCCGACGTGCTGCGGCGCCTGGCGGGTAGCCGCGCGAAACTTCTGGCGCGGATCAGCGCGGCCGATGCCCACGAGCCCCCCCCCGCGGAGCAACACGAGACCCACGCCCGGCAGTTGTTTACTGCCGCAGCGGCCCTCACCGGGCGGCAGTCCCAGACCTGGCTCGCGGTACATATCTTCGAGCCGTCCGCGCGTCCGGATCGACTGGAGCAGACGCGTGCCCACGGACTGATTCAGCACGTGGCGCGCGAAGACGCAGTCCCACTTACCTTCCATGTTTTCGCAACCCCAACGGCCGGCCTGGAAGCGGCCGACGACGTTGCGGAACTCGGGCGCTTCCACCCCCTTGCCCCCGGACCTGCCACCGACAGTGTGCCGGCAGAACTGCTGCGCCTGTTCTCGTCTGACCCACCGCCTATTGTCCGAGCACGACAGCCGAATGAGTTTCTCGTCCAGACCGTGGACCCCTCCACGGGCTCACACGGCGCCTGCGATCTTGTTTTCGGCCTGCGCGGGCGCATGGCACATCCCCTGACCGCGCCACCTTTCATGGAGGAAGTCTGGGCGCTGGTCAATTTCCCGGTGCGCTGGCTGTTGCTTGACGTCTTCCTCCACCGCGACGTGGCGCGTCGGTGCATCCCCGGAGTCGATGTTCACCTGTGGCGCCCGGATTTTGCTGCAACCGTAGGCGAACGTTGGCAGACCCGGTTCGCGACCGGACCCCGCCTGGAGGTGCTCGGCGGTGGATTAAAGCAAACCGATTCACCGGCCTATGCGCGACAGCGCGAACTACTGCACTTCCTATTCCAATCGCGCCACCTGAACCCAGCCGACTATGTCGGCTATCGCTGCCAGGTCGAATATCCGCTCTGGCGGACGGGTTATCGCATGACCTTTGACTTCGGTGAACCCACCTAGCCACCCCGGCGGCAACGGCGTCGGAGGATGGACGACGGGAGAGCGGCGCGGTGGCTCAGTTCGGTGCGATGCGCGCGTCGTAATACTTGCGCAAGTACCCCATCCGAACCGGTTTGAAACCCAGAACCGGGTCATTGGCCGAAAGTGTCGGATCCTGGTAATTCCCCAGGTTCACATGCTTGTGGCCCACTGCCAACCACCCGTTCAACGCTTTGAAGCGGTAAAAATCGTCCTCTACGTTCGGCTGTCGACCATTCGACACGTTCATCCGCTCAACGTGACCATCGAGGAACGCCATGAATCCCCGGCCGCGGTGCCGCGTCGAGATGCTGTCCCAATTGGACCAGCCGCTGTCGCGCACATATTCGAGGAAGTAACGGGTATCCTCCTCCACCACGAGTGGCGGCAAGACCGAGCGGGTCGCGTACTCCCAGCGGTTCAGGGGCGGCCCGGTCCGGCCGGGATGCGTCAGCAGCAGGCAGCGCCGCGGGAGGTGTATGGGGGCGCCGGCCATCACGAGCGGTGCGGTGTAACTGTAGCGCTTCAGGCCGGTCGAACGGTCCTCCGGCAGGGCCTTGTGGTTCGGACAGAAATAGACCTTGTCCTGCTCGCCGACGTAGGAGTAGATCGTACCGGATTGCGGTGCCGCTTCTGCATTGGCGTAGGCAAGATTGTAGTTGGTGGTGTTCAGCGAGTAGTTGGCCGTCCCGAGCCATTCCCGGTGGCGGTCGAACGCACCGCCGGGGAGGAAACCCTGCCAGTCCGCGGCATACGAGTTGAACCCCATGGCCACCTGTCGCAGGTTGCTGCTGCATACCGCTTGTCTTCCCTGCTCACGCGCCTGGCCGAGTGCGGGTAGGAGGATCGACATCAGCAACGCAATGATCGCGACGACCACCAGCAGCTCAATGAGCGTGAAGGCATGGGCAGGCCGGCGTCGCACCATCTTTCGACAGAGCATGCGGAAGCTCCCTTACCACGCAGACCGCCAATGAAAGAAGTGGACGGTCGCTTCGGCCTCACTGAAGCCATAGTACCATGCCGTCGGGGTCGGGAAACAATGAAAACAACGGAAAACCGGCCCGGCACGCCAGTACACCACGGCCGGTAATGGTGGGGCCCGCGCATCGTCCGCGGGCGCCCGCCAGCGTGCACTTCGCAGACAGCCGACTCCTCGGCCTAGCGATCCTCCGGCCGAATGCCCATTCCACGGCGATCCGGATCGGCCGGGCGGGTCGGTGGTACGTAAGGATTACGCTTGACTTCGTCGAGCAGGTGGGCGATCGCGGCGTCGAGTTGCGGGTCGCCGCCGGCCACCATCTTGCTGGGGTCGTCGATGACCTCCAGATCGGGATCGACGCCGTGACCTTCAATACCCCAGGTTCCGTCTAGCTTGTAGTAGCCGAAAGTCGGCACACTGATCCCCGTACCATCGATCAGTCGCGGGTTACCACTGATGCCGACGAGGCCCCCCCATGTGCGTGCCCCGATGAGCTTACCGAGGCCCACCTGCCGGAAGAGGGCCGGGAACATGTCGCCGCCGGACCCGGCCCAACCGTTGATCAACATGCATTTGGGACCGAAATGGGCGAAACCCGGCGTCGGCCAATCCATGTCCGCGCGTACCGCCCAGGCGTTCAACTGGGGACGGTTGAGCAGTTCGATGAAACGCGTCGGAATCTGACCGCCGCCGTTCCAGCGTTCGTCGATGATGAGCGCGGCCGTGTGCATCTGACCCTGGAACTGCCGGAAGAGCTCATTCTGTCCCTGGATGCCGGTGTTCGGTACATGAATGTAGCCCACCTGTCCCCCGGTTCGCTCCTCAACGTAAAGGCGCTTCGTTTCGACCCACGTGCGATAGCGCAGCCCCGCGTCGGAGTCGAGCGGCTGCACGAGCACCGTGCGGGCCTCGTCGTCCATCGTCGGCGTGGCGCTCATGGTGAGTTGCACGGTCTTCCCGGCGAGGCCCTGGAACGCGGCCCATGGATCGCGCGTGGGATCCAGCGGTACGCCGTTGACCGCCAGCAGATACTCACCGACCTTCACATCGACTCCAGGCAGCGCCAACGGGCTGCGCGCATCGGCATCCCAGGGCGCCCCGCCGAGAATCCGCGCGATGCGATAGGCCCCATTCTCCAGGGCGAAGTCCGCCCCCAGGAGACCCACCGAAAGCGACACGGGCGCCGCTTCGTGCATACCGACGTGGTAGTACGCGTGCCCCACGTTGAGTTCACTGATCATTTCCCGAATGATGTAGGCCACATCGTCACGCGAAATGCAGTCGTCCAGCAGGGCGGCGTACTGCTCGTACTGGCCGTACCAGTCGACAGCGTGCAGGTTTTCGACGTAGAAGTAGTCGCGGAAAATCCGCCAGGTATCCCGCACGAGCTGGCGCCACTCCGCGCGCGGATCGATCAGCACGTGCAGCTCGTCCGCCGGGACGGCTTCGTCCGTCTTCTGCCCGGCGCGGGCTTCGACGATGTGAAACTTGTTGCCTTTGCGCACGAGCACCTTCTTGCCGTCGGCTGACAGGTCGTATCCGCCGACGTCTGCCAGCACCGTCTTCTCCTCCTTCTTCTCATCGCCGAGGTTGAAGATCTTGAGTTCGGTGCCATCGCGCGCCCCGGGCGGGCCGCGGCGCAGGTAAAGCAGGTGATTCTCATCGTTGACCGCCAGGCCGTAGTAGGTGCCGCGTCCCACGGGCAGCACGATGGCCCGCGCCTCGAAGCCCTCCAGCAGGATTTCCACTTTCTCGCGCGGCTGTTTCTCGCCATCCTTCTTCTTGGCATCGTCGGGCTGGGTGGCCGGCGCAGTGGCCGGAGCGGAGTCAGCGCCAGTCTCATCGTCCGGGTCGGCGTCGTTTCCCGGTGCGGACTCCGCAGCTTCATCGTCGTCCGCCGGGGACTCGTTCATCTCATCATGCTGCCCCTCGTCTTCCTTCTTCTTGTCGTCTTTCCACTCCTCCATGTCGTTCTTCGGCAACCACGGATGTTTCACGTCGGCCCGCAGTGGCACCGCGAGCAGCGCCCCGGTGCTCGCATACACGAACGATTCATCCATGGCACTGTAGATCGGCGCCTCGACGTTGAGACTGCTGGTGTAAAAGAGCCAGTCACCCTTGCGGTCGAACGTCGGGGCGTTCTCGTCCGTCATGCCGCGCGTGACCTGGTGCTTCACACCGGTCTCAACCTCGTACAGCCAAAGCGCCCGCTGCCGATTCGCACCCGTGCGGGCATACGCGATCCAGCGGGAATCATGCGACCAGCTCAGGCCCGGGGCGTTGCCGGACGGTTCGCGCTCGAGCTGCGTCAGTTCCCCGCTCTCCACCGCGCACAGGTATAACGTGCCAAAATTGTCCGCAAAGGCAATGTGCTTCGAGTCCGGCGACCAGCCCCGCATGAGCCGGAAGCCCGCGCCG from Phycisphaerales bacterium encodes the following:
- a CDS encoding type II secretion system protein — its product is MVRRRPAHAFTLIELLVVVAIIALLMSILLPALGQAREQGRQAVCSSNLRQVAMGFNSYAADWQGFLPGGAFDRHREWLGTANYSLNTTNYNLAYANAEAAPQSGTIYSYVGEQDKVYFCPNHKALPEDRSTGLKRYSYTAPLVMAGAPIHLPRRCLLLTHPGRTGPPLNRWEYATRSVLPPLVVEEDTRYFLEYVRDSGWSNWDSISTRHRGRGFMAFLDGHVERMNVSNGRQPNVEDDFYRFKALNGWLAVGHKHVNLGNYQDPTLSANDPVLGFKPVRMGYLRKYYDARIAPN
- a CDS encoding PD40 domain-containing protein — translated: MSLIPRLSAVVLLLLAVGLSVPTARADVQPHARMLQSPDVSATHIVFRYANDLWIVPRSGGVASPLANPAGVEWFPRFSPDGQSIAYMANYDGNTDLYVIPITGGVPQRVTHHPVTEMLSDWTPDGRLIFHAQRVQDSLYFEMFTVAATGGLPEKLPVPYGGNGTISADGVWLAYTPSVADQRTWKRYKGGMHADVWVFNLQDHSARRLTDWSGTDSLPMWHDGKLYFVSDAGSDHRLNLWEYDLATDQQRQLTHYKDFDVRWPAMGPGATGEGEIVFQLGSELYLFDLATEQPTAVQVTIPGDRPTLRPQRANARENIDSWGLSATGKRVVLAARGDIWSVPAKEGVPHNFTRTSGAAERDPAWSPDGRWIAYFSDETGEYQLYVTSSDGKGAARKLTDLGAGFRLMRGWSPDSKHIAFADNFGTLYLCAVESGELTQLEREPSGNAPGLSWSHDSRWIAYARTGANRQRALWLYEVETGVKHQVTRGMTDENAPTFDRKGDWLFYTSSLNVEAPIYSAMDESFVYASTGALLAVPLRADVKHPWLPKNDMEEWKDDKKKEDEGQHDEMNESPADDDEAAESAPGNDADPDDETGADSAPATAPATQPDDAKKKDGEKQPREKVEILLEGFEARAIVLPVGRGTYYGLAVNDENHLLYLRRGPPGARDGTELKIFNLGDEKKEEKTVLADVGGYDLSADGKKVLVRKGNKFHIVEARAGQKTDEAVPADELHVLIDPRAEWRQLVRDTWRIFRDYFYVENLHAVDWYGQYEQYAALLDDCISRDDVAYIIREMISELNVGHAYYHVGMHEAAPVSLSVGLLGADFALENGAYRIARILGGAPWDADARSPLALPGVDVKVGEYLLAVNGVPLDPTRDPWAAFQGLAGKTVQLTMSATPTMDDEARTVLVQPLDSDAGLRYRTWVETKRLYVEERTGGQVGYIHVPNTGIQGQNELFRQFQGQMHTAALIIDERWNGGGQIPTRFIELLNRPQLNAWAVRADMDWPTPGFAHFGPKCMLINGWAGSGGDMFPALFRQVGLGKLIGARTWGGLVGISGNPRLIDGTGISVPTFGYYKLDGTWGIEGHGVDPDLEVIDDPSKMVAGGDPQLDAAIAHLLDEVKRNPYVPPTRPADPDRRGMGIRPEDR